The following proteins are encoded in a genomic region of Arcobacter cloacae:
- a CDS encoding GGDEF domain-containing response regulator, whose product MTDFKPTILIVDDMQVNLTILSEILKNKYHIKIAKSGKKALEIVENSNIDLVLLDIVMPELDGYEVCKILKNSEKSKDIPVIFVTANSDACDEEKGFLMGAVDYITKPFNPTTILARVKAHINLHLKQIELEKYILMIEKISITDGLTNVYNRRHFNDIFPKIINSAKRNDELICFLLIDIDHFKQYNDNYGHQMGDEVLIKFADCLKSSLKRVDDMCFRLGGEEFGIIYKSEDKQKALEFANILKNSIENLKIEHKYNSSSKYVTASLGLICRHARDIKNIDEIYKQTDDLLYEAKKSGRNIVGVEKI is encoded by the coding sequence ATGACAGATTTTAAACCTACTATTTTAATAGTGGATGATATGCAGGTTAATTTGACCATTTTATCTGAAATATTAAAAAATAAGTACCATATTAAAATAGCAAAAAGTGGTAAAAAAGCTTTAGAAATTGTTGAAAACAGTAATATAGACCTTGTTTTATTAGATATTGTTATGCCTGAACTAGATGGGTATGAGGTTTGTAAAATATTGAAAAACAGTGAAAAATCAAAAGATATTCCTGTTATTTTTGTTACAGCAAATAGTGATGCTTGTGACGAAGAGAAAGGATTTTTAATGGGTGCTGTTGATTATATTACTAAACCTTTTAATCCAACAACTATTTTAGCTAGAGTAAAAGCTCATATTAATTTACATCTTAAACAAATAGAACTAGAAAAATATATATTAATGATAGAGAAAATAAGTATTACAGATGGACTTACAAATGTTTATAATAGAAGACATTTTAATGATATTTTTCCAAAAATAATAAATAGTGCAAAAAGAAATGATGAATTAATTTGTTTTTTATTAATAGATATAGACCATTTTAAACAATACAATGATAATTATGGTCATCAAATGGGTGATGAAGTATTGATAAAGTTTGCAGATTGTTTGAAAAGTAGTCTAAAAAGAGTTGATGATATGTGTTTTAGATTAGGTGGAGAAGAGTTTGGAATTATTTATAAATCAGAAGATAAACAAAAAGCATTAGAGTTTGCAAATATATTAAAAAATAGTATAGAAAATCTAAAAATAGAGCATAAATATAATAGTTCAAGTAAATATGTAACCGCTTCGTTAGGACTTATTTGTAGACATGCAAGAGATATAAAAAATATTGATGAGATATATAAACAAACAGATGATCTACTTTATGAAGCAAAAAAAAGTGGTAGAAATATTGTAGGTGTAGAAAAAATTTAG
- a CDS encoding response regulator: MNKIFKNNFNKLLLVLYTILFVGILSFLSQSIKKQVQTYKLQQNTNLSYNIHTEVSTLINEKKDATLAMAISLASNDLFKTALKNNNHQNISLKDITNNYENHTVFKNIWLQILDKNGRSFLRSWTDKKGDDLSFREDVKMILNDKQIRTTISVGIFSISFKSMVPILEDGELLGVFEIISHFNSIEKKLFQSGYNSIVLANKKFEKQLTNSITKTFIDGYYVANFEPDAKVIEVVEEIGIENIIKNEKLYYEYQDDYILISDTIFNNEKEAIGHVIVLAPNGISVFDIDKIYLINYLYGFIAFLVLNLIFILLIDKKDISKNLNNYNYNTKVISYMIIFFITISLLLYYFLEYEKNSKISDFLDSTTKENEKIYSQIYSKYNDISTIIFKTKIDTQEVKNILMLEDKDKSREELHKHLEKIYKLYESYNLKQLHFHTSNNKSFLRFHRPDKYGDDLTGIRHTVEYVNKYKKPINGFEEGKIYNGFRFVYPIFNGDIYLGSVEVSFSVLSMLEELINNFSYNADFFIKKEFVASSLMKDEMNNYTQSAMPDFFIEKSISDKLSLIHKNISLCQKNKQKIESINESAKDTKPFSFVFCDQKEVVTFIPLINPILNKSIGVIALSKEHNYIKNKEENTLYTYFSLISVMALSLFLAYREMISRRNTELFNEQLNNAQKISKIGNWEVDLVLNQTYWSDEIYNILELNRNIVANNQILLDFIHPDDIDMVNKAYKKSLENKESYSIEYRLLMKDKRVKYVKQNYKSDFDENSIAFKSSGTIQDITEQKLVELEIIEARKKSEEANKTKSEFLANMSHEIRTPMNAIISLGSILSDLVNEPKQKDILQKINSSSRILLGIINDILDYSKIEAGKLELEYKNFELETLLSQLKVMFEHKACEKDIELYFHTKNDLPRVLVSDELRLIQVLSNLLSNAIKFTHEGDVTLNIELLSKDDNTNKAKIRFSVEDSGIGMTKEQLSKIFNPFTQADTSTTREYGGTGLGLVICKNIVKALGGYIKVESEYSKGSTFSFDLELEFATCELKYTIVSKECSRVLIVDDQKIARVVLKDMLENFGCECIEASNGVEALKIIEKSMNEDKEFDILLIDWNMPLLNGIDTLKELKNLKYKKTPTIFMISAHSKEDIDFTDIQIDSFISKPVTPSSLFDALVEAKKGYRLNQNRKMELKPNLDGLCVLVVEDNEINQEVASMLLSKVGISVDLASNGKEGYEKFLENQTKYNLILMDLQMPIMSGYESTAKIREINKTIPIIALTAAAMIEDKQKALEFGMNDHLGKPIDQNELYKTIFKFTKREFSYQKIVKNKNSVIDLDFLENSLNSKELVNSLLATFKKQLTKTEFKDILELIINNHENAPKFVHALKGVSGNLGANELFKIAEIIDTKYKNNEKIKISDIDKLEQAIKNILNKIDELNNKNIIDVKTDNKSKEELEKLIFIVKQSLQDGDLIENDIKVELISNLYGIIQKEELEKFKDFVDEFEFDKALEIMKGWNI, encoded by the coding sequence ATGAATAAAATATTTAAAAATAATTTTAATAAATTGTTATTAGTTTTATATACTATTTTATTTGTTGGAATTCTTTCTTTTCTTAGTCAATCTATAAAAAAACAAGTTCAAACTTATAAATTACAACAAAATACAAATTTGTCTTACAATATTCATACAGAAGTATCAACTTTAATAAATGAAAAGAAAGATGCAACTTTAGCTATGGCTATCTCTTTAGCTTCAAATGATTTATTTAAAACAGCATTAAAGAATAATAATCATCAAAATATAAGCTTAAAGGATATTACAAATAATTATGAAAATCATACTGTTTTTAAAAATATTTGGCTTCAAATTTTGGATAAAAATGGAAGAAGTTTTCTTAGAAGTTGGACAGATAAAAAAGGTGATGATCTCTCTTTTAGAGAAGATGTGAAAATGATTTTAAATGATAAACAAATTAGAACAACAATAAGTGTTGGGATATTTTCTATATCTTTTAAATCAATGGTTCCTATTCTTGAAGATGGTGAATTATTAGGAGTTTTTGAAATTATTTCTCATTTTAATTCTATAGAAAAGAAACTATTCCAAAGCGGTTATAACTCTATCGTATTAGCTAATAAAAAATTTGAAAAACAACTCACAAATAGTATAACAAAAACTTTTATTGATGGTTATTATGTAGCAAATTTTGAACCTGATGCTAAAGTTATTGAAGTTGTTGAAGAAATAGGAATTGAAAATATAATTAAAAATGAAAAACTGTATTATGAGTATCAAGATGATTATATTTTGATATCAGATACTATTTTTAACAATGAAAAAGAAGCAATAGGTCATGTGATTGTATTAGCTCCAAATGGAATATCAGTATTTGATATAGATAAAATATATTTAATAAACTATTTATATGGATTTATTGCATTTTTAGTTTTAAATTTAATATTCATTTTATTAATTGATAAAAAAGATATTTCAAAGAATCTTAATAATTATAATTATAATACTAAAGTTATTTCTTATATGATTATATTTTTTATTACTATATCTTTACTTTTGTATTATTTTTTAGAGTATGAAAAAAATAGTAAAATTAGTGACTTTTTGGATTCAACAACAAAAGAAAATGAAAAAATATATTCTCAAATATATAGTAAATATAATGATATTTCAACAATAATTTTTAAAACAAAAATAGATACACAAGAAGTAAAAAATATTCTTATGCTAGAGGATAAAGATAAATCAAGAGAAGAGTTACATAAACATTTAGAAAAAATATACAAGCTTTATGAAAGTTATAATTTAAAACAGTTGCATTTTCACACAAGTAACAATAAATCATTTTTAAGATTTCACAGACCTGATAAATATGGTGATGATTTAACAGGAATTAGACATACTGTTGAATATGTTAATAAATATAAAAAACCAATAAATGGTTTTGAAGAAGGAAAAATTTATAATGGCTTTAGATTTGTATATCCAATTTTTAATGGAGATATTTATCTAGGAAGTGTTGAAGTCTCTTTTTCTGTGTTATCAATGTTAGAAGAACTTATTAATAATTTCTCTTATAATGCAGACTTTTTTATAAAAAAAGAGTTTGTAGCTTCTAGTTTAATGAAAGATGAAATGAACAATTACACGCAAAGTGCAATGCCTGATTTTTTCATAGAAAAATCTATTTCAGATAAATTAAGTTTAATTCATAAAAATATAAGTTTATGTCAAAAAAACAAACAAAAAATAGAGTCAATAAATGAATCAGCAAAAGATACTAAACCTTTTAGTTTTGTTTTTTGTGACCAAAAAGAGGTAGTTACTTTCATTCCTTTAATTAATCCAATTTTAAATAAATCAATAGGTGTAATTGCTTTATCTAAAGAGCATAATTATATAAAGAATAAAGAAGAAAATACTCTTTATACCTATTTTTCTTTGATATCAGTTATGGCATTGAGTCTATTCTTAGCATATAGAGAGATGATTAGTAGAAGAAATACTGAACTTTTTAATGAACAATTAAATAATGCACAAAAAATATCAAAAATAGGAAACTGGGAAGTTGATTTGGTATTAAATCAAACTTATTGGTCTGATGAAATTTATAATATTTTAGAGCTTAATAGAAATATTGTTGCTAATAATCAAATTCTTTTAGATTTTATTCATCCAGATGATATAGATATGGTAAATAAAGCCTATAAAAAATCTCTTGAAAACAAAGAGTCTTATAGTATTGAGTATCGTTTACTTATGAAAGACAAAAGAGTTAAATATGTAAAACAAAATTATAAATCTGATTTTGATGAAAATAGTATTGCTTTTAAATCAAGTGGAACAATTCAAGATATTACTGAGCAAAAATTAGTTGAGTTAGAGATTATTGAAGCTAGAAAAAAATCAGAAGAGGCTAATAAAACTAAGAGTGAATTTTTAGCAAATATGAGCCATGAAATCAGAACTCCTATGAATGCTATTATAAGTTTAGGCTCTATATTAAGTGATCTTGTAAATGAACCAAAACAAAAAGATATATTACAAAAAATAAATAGTTCTTCAAGAATATTGTTAGGAATAATAAATGATATTTTAGATTATTCAAAAATTGAAGCTGGAAAATTAGAGTTAGAGTATAAAAATTTTGAATTAGAAACTCTTTTATCTCAATTAAAAGTAATGTTTGAACATAAGGCTTGTGAAAAAGATATAGAGTTATATTTTCATACAAAAAATGATTTACCAAGAGTTTTAGTATCAGATGAATTAAGATTAATACAAGTATTATCAAATCTACTTTCAAATGCTATTAAATTTACACATGAAGGAGATGTAACTTTAAACATAGAACTTTTATCAAAAGATGATAATACAAATAAAGCAAAGATTAGATTTAGTGTAGAAGATAGTGGTATTGGTATGACTAAAGAACAACTTTCAAAAATATTTAATCCTTTTACACAAGCTGATACTTCAACAACTAGAGAGTATGGTGGAACAGGTCTTGGATTAGTTATTTGTAAAAATATTGTAAAAGCTTTGGGTGGTTATATAAAAGTAGAGAGTGAATATTCAAAAGGAAGTACTTTTAGTTTTGATTTAGAGTTAGAGTTTGCAACTTGTGAATTAAAATATACAATTGTTTCAAAAGAGTGTAGTAGAGTTCTTATTGTAGATGACCAAAAAATAGCAAGAGTTGTTTTAAAAGATATGTTAGAGAATTTTGGTTGTGAATGTATAGAGGCTTCAAATGGAGTTGAAGCTTTAAAAATTATTGAAAAATCAATGAATGAAGATAAAGAGTTTGATATTTTATTGATAGATTGGAATATGCCTTTATTAAATGGTATTGATACTTTAAAAGAGTTGAAAAATTTAAAATATAAAAAAACTCCGACTATATTTATGATAAGTGCTCATTCAAAAGAAGATATTGATTTTACTGATATTCAAATAGATAGTTTCATTTCTAAACCTGTAACTCCTTCATCTCTTTTTGATGCTTTAGTAGAGGCTAAAAAAGGCTATAGACTAAATCAAAATAGAAAAATGGAATTAAAACCAAATTTAGATGGTTTATGTGTTCTTGTTGTAGAAGATAATGAGATAAATCAAGAGGTAGCTTCTATGTTATTAAGTAAGGTTGGTATTAGTGTTGATTTAGCTTCAAATGGTAAAGAAGGGTATGAAAAGTTTTTAGAAAATCAAACAAAATACAATTTGATTTTGATGGATTTGCAAATGCCTATAATGAGTGGATATGAATCAACAGCAAAAATAAGAGAGATAAATAAAACTATTCCAATAATTGCATTAACAGCTGCTGCTATGATTGAAGATAAGCAAAAAGCTTTAGAGTTTGGTATGAATGACCATTTAGGAAAACCAATAGACCAAAATGAGTTGTACAAAACTATTTTTAAATTTACAAAAAGAGAATTTTCATATCAAAAAATAGTAAAAAATAAAAATAGTGTAATTGATTTAGATTTTTTAGAAAATAGTTTAAACTCAAAAGAGCTTGTAAATTCTTTATTAGCCACATTTAAAAAGCAATTAACAAAAACAGAGTTTAAAGATATTTTAGAATTGATTATAAATAATCATGAAAATGCACCAAAATTTGTTCATGCTCTAAAAGGTGTTAGTGGAAATTTAGGAGCTAATGAACTTTTCAAAATAGCTGAAATTATAGATACTAAATATAAAAATAATGAAAAAATTAAAATAAGTGATATTGATAAATTAGAACAAGCTATCAAAAATATTTTAAATAAAATAGATGAATTAAATAATAAAAATATAATTGATGTTAAAACAGATAATAAGAGTAAAGAAGAGTTAGAAAAACTTATTTTTATTGTAAAACAGAGTTTACAAGATGGAGATTTAATAGAAAATGATATAAAAGTAGAGTTAATATCTAATTTATATGGGATTATACAAAAAGAGGAATTAGAAAAGTTTAAAGATTTTGTAGATGAGTTTGAGTTTGATAAAGCTTTAGAAATTATGAAAGGTTGGAATATATGA
- a CDS encoding methyl-accepting chemotaxis protein, whose amino-acid sequence MQDLSISKKFTLTNVIVTLLVLVIGYFILNKYKNDLATEVHENVISKLNSLSSLKLEGKFEAGISNAISISNDSSIKEALATNDRELAIKTLANLSKSMKESTPFQNIQIHLHTKDNKSFLRSWQPTKFGDDLSSFRASVVKVNGEKIAVNGFEVGNAGLGIRSVVPIFDENKNHVGSLEFMQGVNSVASSFDAEKKAFLLLMDKSLATSEVKEEDTLNKYLISQKFINKDFLEDAKKINFDKLLNDKYLITNKYFYTFHDVTDFAGKKLGIALVAEPIEVVNTAIEHASYIIWVALIILVVALMITMIISLVNMKKNILIPIFNLKNSIDAISSNNSSETSKIEVKSNDEIGEVVHSFNNYLDSIERGIIQDQIVIEESRAIISKVNAGLLNDRIKGKAHSAGVSSLVDEINKMIERMQRNLTILSESLVALSNAKYDYKIPHVENLTGIVASLLSGAKVTQSSINEIMCLIEKSNNELATSSTELASASKKLSDSSNTQAASLEETAAAIEEISATVSRSSENAIKMALYAQNVTKSSNIGKDLAHKTAISMEEINNQVTAINEAISVIDQIAFQTNILSLNAAVEAATAGEAGRGFAVVAAEVRNLASRSAEAANEIKNIVLNATTKAKEGQDITSKMIEGYNDLNENIVVTTKLIEDVASASKEQQMAMAQINDTVNSLDQATQQNAALASTINDMAVKTSNLVVQLENTINQTSFDRSAHKRVCDTNLIIDINRLKSDHINFKNTNFAQCKEGFKFTVKNHHECNLGKWIDSNEDKPFAKTKEWSDLKNAHKKVHELVQNTINLYADKSENAPIFSTTKEIEENIEVVFDLLNKIREINCGN is encoded by the coding sequence ATGCAAGACTTAAGTATCAGTAAAAAATTTACTTTGACTAATGTTATAGTTACTTTATTAGTTTTAGTTATAGGTTATTTTATATTAAATAAATATAAAAATGACCTAGCTACTGAAGTACATGAAAATGTCATTTCAAAGTTGAATTCTTTGAGTAGTTTGAAATTAGAAGGAAAATTTGAAGCAGGTATATCTAATGCTATTTCAATTTCAAATGACTCTTCTATAAAAGAGGCTTTAGCAACAAATGATAGGGAGTTAGCAATTAAAACATTAGCTAATCTATCTAAAAGTATGAAAGAGTCAACTCCTTTTCAAAATATTCAGATTCATCTACACACAAAAGACAATAAATCTTTTTTAAGATCTTGGCAACCTACAAAATTTGGTGATGATTTAAGTTCTTTTAGAGCAAGTGTTGTAAAAGTAAATGGTGAGAAAATTGCCGTAAATGGTTTTGAGGTTGGAAATGCTGGGCTTGGTATAAGATCTGTTGTTCCAATTTTTGATGAAAATAAAAATCATGTGGGTTCTTTAGAGTTTATGCAAGGTGTAAATTCTGTTGCAAGCTCTTTTGATGCTGAAAAAAAAGCTTTTCTATTACTTATGGATAAATCTTTAGCAACATCTGAAGTTAAAGAAGAAGATACTTTAAATAAGTATTTAATTTCTCAAAAGTTTATAAATAAAGATTTTTTAGAAGATGCAAAAAAGATAAACTTTGACAAGCTTTTAAATGATAAATATTTAATAACAAATAAATATTTTTACACATTTCATGATGTAACAGATTTTGCTGGTAAAAAACTTGGTATTGCTTTAGTTGCTGAACCTATAGAAGTTGTTAATACAGCAATAGAACATGCTTCATATATTATTTGGGTTGCCTTAATCATTTTGGTTGTTGCTTTAATGATTACTATGATTATTTCTTTAGTAAATATGAAAAAAAATATTCTAATACCGATATTTAATCTTAAAAATTCAATTGATGCAATTAGTTCTAATAACTCTTCTGAGACTTCAAAAATAGAAGTAAAATCAAATGATGAAATAGGTGAAGTTGTTCATAGTTTCAATAACTATTTAGATTCAATTGAAAGAGGAATTATTCAAGACCAAATTGTAATTGAAGAATCAAGAGCTATTATTTCAAAAGTAAATGCTGGATTATTAAATGATAGAATTAAAGGTAAAGCACACTCTGCTGGAGTTTCTTCTTTAGTTGATGAAATAAATAAAATGATTGAAAGAATGCAAAGAAATCTTACTATATTAAGTGAGTCTTTAGTCGCTCTTTCAAATGCAAAATATGATTACAAAATACCACATGTTGAAAATCTTACAGGAATAGTTGCTTCTTTATTAAGTGGTGCAAAAGTTACTCAATCATCAATTAATGAAATTATGTGTTTGATTGAAAAATCTAATAATGAATTAGCTACAAGCTCAACAGAATTAGCAAGTGCTTCAAAAAAATTAAGTGATTCTTCAAATACTCAAGCAGCATCACTTGAAGAGACAGCAGCAGCAATTGAAGAGATTTCAGCAACAGTTTCAAGAAGTAGTGAAAATGCTATAAAAATGGCTCTGTATGCACAAAATGTTACAAAATCTAGTAATATTGGAAAAGATTTAGCACATAAAACAGCTATATCTATGGAAGAGATAAATAATCAAGTTACGGCTATTAATGAAGCTATTTCAGTAATTGATCAAATTGCATTCCAAACAAATATTTTATCTTTAAACGCAGCAGTTGAAGCTGCAACTGCTGGTGAAGCAGGACGTGGATTTGCAGTTGTTGCAGCAGAAGTAAGAAATCTTGCAAGTAGAAGTGCTGAAGCTGCAAATGAGATAAAAAATATTGTATTAAATGCTACTACAAAAGCAAAAGAGGGACAAGATATTACTTCAAAAATGATTGAAGGATATAATGATTTAAATGAAAATATTGTAGTTACAACAAAATTAATAGAAGATGTTGCAAGTGCTTCAAAAGAACAACAAATGGCAATGGCACAAATAAACGATACGGTTAATTCACTTGATCAAGCTACTCAACAAAATGCAGCTTTAGCTTCAACTATAAATGATATGGCTGTTAAAACTTCAAATTTAGTTGTTCAATTAGAAAATACTATAAATCAAACGAGTTTTGATAGAAGTGCACATAAAAGAGTTTGTGATACAAATTTAATTATTGATATTAATAGATTAAAATCAGACCATATAAACTTCAAAAATACAAATTTTGCACAATGTAAAGAAGGATTTAAATTTACAGTAAAAAATCACCATGAATGTAACTTAGGTAAATGGATAGACTCAAATGAAGATAAACCATTTGCTAAAACTAAAGAGTGGAGTGATTTAAAAAATGCTCATAAAAAAGTTCATGAGTTAGTTCAAAATACAATAAATTTATATGCAGATAAAAGTGAAAATGCTCCAATTTTCTCAACAACAAAAGAGATTGAAGAGAATATAGAGGTAGTTTTTGATTTATTAAATAAAATAAGAGAGATTAATTGCGGAAATTAA
- a CDS encoding thioredoxin family protein has product MKIEILGTGCAKCKNLEEATKQAVAKIGGFHEVKKVEDIVEIMNYGVMSTPALVVDGVVKSTGKLLSVEEISVLLKN; this is encoded by the coding sequence ATGAAAATAGAAATTTTAGGAACAGGTTGTGCAAAGTGCAAAAACCTTGAAGAAGCTACAAAACAAGCAGTTGCAAAAATTGGTGGCTTTCATGAAGTTAAAAAAGTGGAAGATATAGTTGAAATTATGAATTATGGTGTTATGAGTACACCAGCTCTTGTGGTTGATGGAGTTGTAAAAAGTACAGGAAAACTTTTAAGTGTAGAGGAGATATCTGTTTTACTTAAAAATTAA
- a CDS encoding permease — protein sequence MFDWLFNLSAIFVFDNLGLEKGSHLGEALHFFIYDTIKIFILLVTIIFLVTFLRSYFPVEKIRDYLVGKHKIFGHIFAAFFGMLTPFCSCSAIPLFLGFLQARIPLGVTFSYLISAPLSDAVVIALLFSLFGWKITLLYIGFALLIAIVAGLIIGAMNLEKEVLIEVKPLNSCCGTLNEDKTLISVRLKESWEYTKDIFKKIYLYVIVGIAIGAFIHGYIPAEFISKYAGGDVWYAPIVAVFMGIPMYSNAAGILPLVEVLTQKGMLLGTALSFMMAVVALSLPEAMILKRVLSLKLISIFFGTVGFAILLTGYLFNYLIG from the coding sequence ATGTTTGATTGGTTATTTAATTTAAGTGCGATATTTGTATTTGATAATTTAGGACTTGAAAAAGGAAGCCATTTAGGTGAGGCTTTACACTTTTTTATTTATGATACTATAAAAATATTTATACTTTTAGTAACAATTATTTTTTTAGTTACATTTTTACGAAGTTATTTTCCTGTTGAAAAAATAAGAGATTATTTAGTTGGAAAACATAAAATCTTTGGACATATTTTTGCAGCATTTTTTGGAATGTTAACACCTTTTTGTTCTTGTAGTGCAATTCCACTATTTTTAGGTTTTTTACAAGCTAGGATTCCTTTGGGAGTTACATTTTCATATCTAATTTCAGCGCCACTTAGTGATGCAGTTGTAATTGCACTATTATTTTCACTTTTTGGTTGGAAAATTACTCTGCTTTATATAGGTTTTGCTTTATTAATAGCAATTGTTGCAGGTTTAATAATAGGAGCTATGAATTTAGAAAAAGAGGTTTTAATAGAAGTAAAACCTCTAAATAGTTGTTGTGGTACTTTAAATGAAGATAAAACTTTAATATCTGTAAGATTAAAAGAATCGTGGGAATATACAAAAGATATATTTAAAAAAATTTATTTATATGTAATTGTTGGTATTGCAATTGGAGCATTTATTCATGGATATATTCCAGCTGAATTTATAAGTAAATATGCAGGTGGAGATGTTTGGTATGCACCAATAGTTGCAGTTTTTATGGGAATTCCGATGTATTCAAATGCAGCTGGAATTTTACCACTTGTGGAAGTTTTAACACAAAAAGGAATGTTACTTGGAACTGCACTTTCATTTATGATGGCAGTTGTGGCTTTGAGTTTACCTGAAGCTATGATTTTAAAAAGAGTTTTAAGTTTAAAACTTATCTCTATATTTTTTGGAACAGTTGGATTTGCTATACTTCTAACTGGGTATTTATTTAATTATTTAATAGGATGA
- the chrA gene encoding chromate efflux transporter: MINISIFWHFFILGLFSFGGPIAHIGYFRKKFVEELKWLSDEEFSKIVALSQFLPGPSSSQVGFTIGLNKGGIIGAILAFIAFTFPSFLLLYLAATFQNIYENSSVIYALMSGLKLFAVVIVADATFSMFKTLCKTTLSKIIFVFATLFLIFYQSFFAQILVLMVSGLVALFFIKEKNETKITYQKPYVLPLVIFFILLIFLPFLATQDKLLGLFNSFYQVGSLVFGGGHVVLPLIKSNINIDENSFLVAYSLAQAVPGPMFTIASYIGVVAFEESPFLGAVVATFAIFLPGFLLILAFYKSFESYSKNPTISKIVTGINASVVAILFSVLLTIVIPSGIINIYDLIFALLGFFVIRKFKISILFLILFYCGYGFIGSLYV; this comes from the coding sequence ATGATAAATATATCTATTTTTTGGCACTTTTTTATCTTAGGTCTTTTTAGTTTTGGAGGACCAATAGCTCATATTGGTTATTTTAGGAAAAAATTTGTCGAAGAATTAAAATGGCTAAGTGATGAAGAGTTTTCTAAAATCGTAGCACTTAGCCAGTTTTTGCCAGGTCCAAGTTCATCACAAGTTGGTTTTACAATAGGATTAAATAAAGGTGGAATAATTGGTGCAATATTGGCTTTTATTGCATTTACCTTTCCATCTTTTTTACTTTTATATTTAGCTGCAACTTTTCAAAATATTTATGAAAATAGTAGTGTAATTTATGCTTTGATGAGTGGATTAAAACTTTTTGCTGTGGTAATTGTGGCTGATGCAACTTTTAGTATGTTTAAGACACTTTGTAAAACTACATTAAGTAAAATAATTTTTGTTTTTGCAACGCTATTTTTGATTTTTTATCAAAGTTTTTTTGCTCAAATTTTAGTTTTAATGGTTTCTGGTTTGGTTGCTTTATTTTTTATAAAAGAGAAAAATGAAACTAAAATAACATATCAAAAACCCTATGTTTTACCTTTAGTTATCTTTTTTATTTTATTGATATTTTTGCCATTTTTAGCAACTCAAGATAAATTATTAGGTTTATTTAACTCTTTTTATCAAGTTGGAAGTTTGGTTTTTGGAGGAGGGCATGTTGTTCTTCCTTTAATTAAAAGTAATATAAATATTGATGAAAATAGTTTTTTAGTTGCTTACTCTTTAGCTCAAGCAGTTCCTGGACCTATGTTTACTATTGCTTCATATATTGGAGTTGTTGCTTTTGAAGAATCACCATTTTTAGGTGCAGTTGTTGCTACATTTGCAATTTTTTTACCAGGGTTTCTTTTGATTTTAGCTTTTTATAAAAGTTTTGAAAGTTACTCTAAAAATCCTACTATTTCAAAAATAGTTACAGGAATTAATGCAAGTGTTGTTGCTATTTTATTTAGTGTTTTACTTACAATTGTTATTCCAAGTGGAATTATAAATATTTATGATTTGATTTTTGCACTACTTGGATTTTTTGTGATTAGAAAATTTAAAATATCCATATTATTTTTGATTCTTTTTTATTGTGGATATGGATTTATAGGAAGTTTATATGTTTGA
- a CDS encoding arsenate reductase ArsC, whose product MGKKVLILCTGNSCRSIIAEALINAKLEGISADSSGVRASGRVNPNAKKLLEDKGIWKEEYHSKTIDKVIDNEYDLVVTVCDHANETCPMFPKAVKVIHVGFEDPDGKGFEAFEATYKEIEEVLLPKVVEALK is encoded by the coding sequence ATGGGTAAAAAAGTATTGATTTTATGTACAGGGAACTCTTGTAGAAGTATTATTGCAGAAGCTCTAATCAACGCAAAGTTAGAGGGAATTAGTGCAGATAGTTCAGGTGTACGTGCAAGTGGAAGAGTAAATCCAAATGCAAAAAAACTGCTTGAAGATAAAGGCATCTGGAAAGAAGAATACCACTCAAAAACTATTGATAAAGTAATAGATAATGAGTATGATTTAGTAGTAACTGTTTGTGACCATGCAAATGAAACTTGTCCAATGTTTCCAAAAGCTGTAAAAGTTATTCATGTGGGATTTGAAGACCCAGATGGAAAAGGTTTTGAAGCATTTGAAGCTACATACAAAGAGATTGAAGAAGTTTTACTTCCAAAGGTTGTTGAGGCTTTAAAATAA